A genomic region of Trifolium pratense cultivar HEN17-A07 linkage group LG3, ARS_RC_1.1, whole genome shotgun sequence contains the following coding sequences:
- the LOC123914085 gene encoding histone deacetylase 14, chloroplastic-like isoform X1, translating to MLHLRNLLPHSGKALFLLGHHHVNNWKSSFQLEKTIRFFNNNHKRHKKIQSSLPSIDQLTNARLIYSVAPSMGHNQEDHPESHFRIPSIVNALGEMKLTPKFRGSEVVKLQHFEPASTDHIASVHARDYVSELEKVIDQALEKGRHSKKNKDLEKGLVFIEGSGPTYATSTTFQESIVAAGAGLALVDTVVAASKINKDSPTGFALIRPPGHHAIPQGAMGFCIFANVAIAARHAQHVHGLKRVFIIDFDVHHGNGTNDAFYDDPDVFFLSFHQDGSYPGTGKFDEVGTGDGEGTTLNLPLPEGSGDTTIRTVFDEVIVPCAQRFKPDIILVSAGYDGHVLDDIASLQLTTGTYYMLASGIKQLAKDLCGGRCVFFLEGGYNLKSLSYSVADTFRALLGDKSLASEFDNPNILNEEPTKKVKQAIQRIKCIHSLWSSHLSHRRRKSIVQDCCGP from the exons ATGCTGCACCTACGCAACCTTCTTCCTCACTCcg GGAAGGCACTATTTCTCCTTGGTCATCATCATGTTAACAACTGGAAGAGTAGTTTTCAATTGGAAAAAACTATCAGATTCTTCAACAACAATCATAAGAGACACAAGAAGATCCAATCTTCTCTACCTTCTATTGATCAATTGACTAATGCTCGTCTTATATATTCCGTTGCTCCTTCCATGGGCCACAACCAg GAGGATCATCCAGAATCACATTTTCGCATTCCTTCAATTGTGAATGCTTTGGGAGAAATGAAACTCACTCCGAAG TTTCGTGGCTCTGAGGTCGTGAAACTTCAACATTTTGAACCTGCTTCAACCGATCACATTGCAAGTGTGCATGCAAGAGACTATGTTTCTGAGCTTGAAAAG GTTATCGATCAAGCTTTGGAAAAGGGccgccattcaaaaaaaaataaagatttggAAAAGGGCCTAGTTTTCATTGAAGGTTCTGGACCAACATATGCTACGTCTACT ACTTTCCAGGAGTCAATAGTAGCAGCTGGTGCTGGATTAGCCTTAGTTGACACAGTG GTTGCAGCTTCAAAGATAAACAAAGATTCACCTACTGGTTTTGCTTTGATAAGACCACCAGGACATCACGCTATTCCACAAGGAGCTATGGGCTTTTGCATTTTTGCAAATGTGGCCATTGCGGCTCGTCATGCTCAGCATGTTCATGGACTGAAGCGTGTGTTTATAATTGACTTTGATGTTCACCATGGAAATGGAACAAATGATGCTTTCTACGATGATCCGGATGTATTTTTCCTTTCCTTCCACCAA GATGGAAGCTATCCAGGTACAGGAAAATTTGATGAGGTAGGTACTGGGGATGGTGAAGGAACCACACTAAATCTGCCTCTTCCTGAAGGTTCTGGTGATACTACTATTAGAACTGTGTTTGATGAAGTTATTGTACCTTGTGCTCAAAGATTTAAGCCAGACATCATTCTTGTTTCTGCTGG GTATGACGGCCACGTGTTGGATGATATAGCTAGTCTTCAATTAACAACGGGAACATATTACATGCTTGCATCCGGTATTAAACAACTAGCAAAAGACTTATGCGGGGGTCGATGCGTATTTTTCTTGGAAGGAGGATATAATCTCAAGTCTCTTTCATATTCAGTGGCAGACACATTTCGTGCTCTTCTTGGAGACAAAAGTTTGGCATCTGAGTTTGATAACCCAAACATTTTGAATGAAGAGCCCACAAAAAAAGTTAAGCAAGCAATTCAGAGGATAAAATGCATTCATTCCTTGTGGTCGTCCCACTTGTCACATAGAAGAAGAAAATCCATCGTGCAAGATTGCTGTGGTCCTTGA
- the LOC123914084 gene encoding histone deacetylase 14, chloroplastic-like isoform X2, with product MMMLHLHNPLPHSPPSSSSSSGNSLFLLGNHHYHVNNWKSSCQLEETVRFLHNNHKRHKKCSPIRSSLPSIDQLINARVIYSVAPSMGHNQEAHPESHFRVPAIVNALEEMKLTSKFRGSEVIELQHFEPASTDDIASVHARSYVSGLEKVMDQALEKGLIVIDGSGPTYATSTTFQESIVAAGAGLALVDSVVAASKINKDSPTGFALIRPPGHHAIPQGPMGFCIFGNVAIAARHAQRVHGLKRVFIIDFDVHHGNGTNDAFYNDPDVFFLSFHQDGSYPGTGKFDEVGAGDGLGTTLNLPLPGGSGDTTIRTVFDEVIVPCAQRFKPDIILVSAGYDGHVLDPLANLQLTTGTYYMLASNIKQLAKDLCRGRCVFFLEGGYNLKSLSYSVADTFRALLGDKSLASEFDNPNILYEEPSKKVKQAIQRIKCIHSL from the exons ATGATGATGCTGCACCTCCACAACCCTCTTCCTCACTCTCCTccttcttcctcctcctcctcc GGAAACTCATTATTTCTCCTTGGTAATCATCATTACCATGTAAACAACTGGAAGAGTAGTTGTCAATTGGAAGAAACTGTCAGATTCTTACATAACAATCATAAGAGACACAAGAAATGTTCTCCGATCCGTTCTTCTCTACCTTCTATTGATCAATTGATTAATGCTCGTGTTATATATTCCGTTGCTCCTTCCATGGGCCACAACCAG GAGGCTCATCCAGAATCACATTTTAGAGTTCCTGCAATTGTCAATGCTTTGGAAGAAATGAAACTCACTTCAAAG TTTCGTGGCTCTGAGGTCATTGAACTTCAACATTTTGAGCCTGCCTCGACCGATGACATTGCAAGTGTGCATGCAAGATCCTATGTTTCTGGGCTTGAAAAG GTTATGGATCAAGCTTTGGAGAAGGGTCTTATTGTCATTGATGGTTCTGGACCAACATATGCTACTTCTACT ACCTTCCAGGAGTCAATAGTAGCAGCTGGTGCTGGATTAGCCTTAGTTGACTCAGTG GTTGCAGCTTCAAAGATAAACAAAGATTCACCTACTGGTTTTGCTTTGATAAGACCACCAGGACATCACGCTATTCCACAAGGCCCTATGGGCTTCTGCATTTTTGGAAATGTGGCAATTGCGGCTCGTCATGCTCAGCGTGTTCATGGACTGAAGCGTGTGTTTATAATTGACTTTGATGTTCACCATGGAAATGGAACAAATGATGCATTTTATAATGATCCAGATGTATTTTTCCTTTCCTTCCACCAA GACGGAAGCTATCCAGGTACAGGAAAATTTGACGAGGTAGGTGCTGGGGATGGTTTAGGAACCACACTAAATCTGCCTCTTCCTGGAGGTTCTGGCGATACTACAATTAGAACTGTGTTCGATGAAGTTATTGTACCTTGTGCTCAAAGATTTAAACCAGACATCATTCTTGTTTCTGCTGG GTATGACGGCCACGTGTTAGATCCACTAGCTAATCTTCAATTAACAACGGGAACATATTACATGCTTGCGTCCAATATTAAACAACTGGCAAAAGACTTATGCAGGGGTCGATGCGTATTTTTCTTGGAAGGAGGATATAATCTCAAGTCTCTTTCGTATTCAGTGGCAGACACATTTCGTGCTCTTCTTGGGGACAAAAGCTTGGCATCTGAGTTTGATAACCCAAACATTTTGTATGAAGAGCCATCAAAAAAGGTTAAGCAAGCAATTCAGAGGATAAAATGCATTCATTCCTTGTGA
- the LOC123914084 gene encoding histone deacetylase 14, chloroplastic-like isoform X1 encodes MMMLHLHNPLPHSPPSSSSSSSGNSLFLLGNHHYHVNNWKSSCQLEETVRFLHNNHKRHKKCSPIRSSLPSIDQLINARVIYSVAPSMGHNQEAHPESHFRVPAIVNALEEMKLTSKFRGSEVIELQHFEPASTDDIASVHARSYVSGLEKVMDQALEKGLIVIDGSGPTYATSTTFQESIVAAGAGLALVDSVVAASKINKDSPTGFALIRPPGHHAIPQGPMGFCIFGNVAIAARHAQRVHGLKRVFIIDFDVHHGNGTNDAFYNDPDVFFLSFHQDGSYPGTGKFDEVGAGDGLGTTLNLPLPGGSGDTTIRTVFDEVIVPCAQRFKPDIILVSAGYDGHVLDPLANLQLTTGTYYMLASNIKQLAKDLCRGRCVFFLEGGYNLKSLSYSVADTFRALLGDKSLASEFDNPNILYEEPSKKVKQAIQRIKCIHSL; translated from the exons ATGATGATGCTGCACCTCCACAACCCTCTTCCTCACTCTCCTccttcttcctcctcctcctcctccg GAAACTCATTATTTCTCCTTGGTAATCATCATTACCATGTAAACAACTGGAAGAGTAGTTGTCAATTGGAAGAAACTGTCAGATTCTTACATAACAATCATAAGAGACACAAGAAATGTTCTCCGATCCGTTCTTCTCTACCTTCTATTGATCAATTGATTAATGCTCGTGTTATATATTCCGTTGCTCCTTCCATGGGCCACAACCAG GAGGCTCATCCAGAATCACATTTTAGAGTTCCTGCAATTGTCAATGCTTTGGAAGAAATGAAACTCACTTCAAAG TTTCGTGGCTCTGAGGTCATTGAACTTCAACATTTTGAGCCTGCCTCGACCGATGACATTGCAAGTGTGCATGCAAGATCCTATGTTTCTGGGCTTGAAAAG GTTATGGATCAAGCTTTGGAGAAGGGTCTTATTGTCATTGATGGTTCTGGACCAACATATGCTACTTCTACT ACCTTCCAGGAGTCAATAGTAGCAGCTGGTGCTGGATTAGCCTTAGTTGACTCAGTG GTTGCAGCTTCAAAGATAAACAAAGATTCACCTACTGGTTTTGCTTTGATAAGACCACCAGGACATCACGCTATTCCACAAGGCCCTATGGGCTTCTGCATTTTTGGAAATGTGGCAATTGCGGCTCGTCATGCTCAGCGTGTTCATGGACTGAAGCGTGTGTTTATAATTGACTTTGATGTTCACCATGGAAATGGAACAAATGATGCATTTTATAATGATCCAGATGTATTTTTCCTTTCCTTCCACCAA GACGGAAGCTATCCAGGTACAGGAAAATTTGACGAGGTAGGTGCTGGGGATGGTTTAGGAACCACACTAAATCTGCCTCTTCCTGGAGGTTCTGGCGATACTACAATTAGAACTGTGTTCGATGAAGTTATTGTACCTTGTGCTCAAAGATTTAAACCAGACATCATTCTTGTTTCTGCTGG GTATGACGGCCACGTGTTAGATCCACTAGCTAATCTTCAATTAACAACGGGAACATATTACATGCTTGCGTCCAATATTAAACAACTGGCAAAAGACTTATGCAGGGGTCGATGCGTATTTTTCTTGGAAGGAGGATATAATCTCAAGTCTCTTTCGTATTCAGTGGCAGACACATTTCGTGCTCTTCTTGGGGACAAAAGCTTGGCATCTGAGTTTGATAACCCAAACATTTTGTATGAAGAGCCATCAAAAAAGGTTAAGCAAGCAATTCAGAGGATAAAATGCATTCATTCCTTGTGA
- the LOC123914085 gene encoding histone deacetylase 14, chloroplastic-like isoform X2, with protein sequence MKLTPKFRGSEVVKLQHFEPASTDHIASVHARDYVSELEKVIDQALEKGRHSKKNKDLEKGLVFIEGSGPTYATSTTFQESIVAAGAGLALVDTVVAASKINKDSPTGFALIRPPGHHAIPQGAMGFCIFANVAIAARHAQHVHGLKRVFIIDFDVHHGNGTNDAFYDDPDVFFLSFHQDGSYPGTGKFDEVGTGDGEGTTLNLPLPEGSGDTTIRTVFDEVIVPCAQRFKPDIILVSAGYDGHVLDDIASLQLTTGTYYMLASGIKQLAKDLCGGRCVFFLEGGYNLKSLSYSVADTFRALLGDKSLASEFDNPNILNEEPTKKVKQAIQRIKCIHSLWSSHLSHRRRKSIVQDCCGP encoded by the exons ATGAAACTCACTCCGAAG TTTCGTGGCTCTGAGGTCGTGAAACTTCAACATTTTGAACCTGCTTCAACCGATCACATTGCAAGTGTGCATGCAAGAGACTATGTTTCTGAGCTTGAAAAG GTTATCGATCAAGCTTTGGAAAAGGGccgccattcaaaaaaaaataaagatttggAAAAGGGCCTAGTTTTCATTGAAGGTTCTGGACCAACATATGCTACGTCTACT ACTTTCCAGGAGTCAATAGTAGCAGCTGGTGCTGGATTAGCCTTAGTTGACACAGTG GTTGCAGCTTCAAAGATAAACAAAGATTCACCTACTGGTTTTGCTTTGATAAGACCACCAGGACATCACGCTATTCCACAAGGAGCTATGGGCTTTTGCATTTTTGCAAATGTGGCCATTGCGGCTCGTCATGCTCAGCATGTTCATGGACTGAAGCGTGTGTTTATAATTGACTTTGATGTTCACCATGGAAATGGAACAAATGATGCTTTCTACGATGATCCGGATGTATTTTTCCTTTCCTTCCACCAA GATGGAAGCTATCCAGGTACAGGAAAATTTGATGAGGTAGGTACTGGGGATGGTGAAGGAACCACACTAAATCTGCCTCTTCCTGAAGGTTCTGGTGATACTACTATTAGAACTGTGTTTGATGAAGTTATTGTACCTTGTGCTCAAAGATTTAAGCCAGACATCATTCTTGTTTCTGCTGG GTATGACGGCCACGTGTTGGATGATATAGCTAGTCTTCAATTAACAACGGGAACATATTACATGCTTGCATCCGGTATTAAACAACTAGCAAAAGACTTATGCGGGGGTCGATGCGTATTTTTCTTGGAAGGAGGATATAATCTCAAGTCTCTTTCATATTCAGTGGCAGACACATTTCGTGCTCTTCTTGGAGACAAAAGTTTGGCATCTGAGTTTGATAACCCAAACATTTTGAATGAAGAGCCCACAAAAAAAGTTAAGCAAGCAATTCAGAGGATAAAATGCATTCATTCCTTGTGGTCGTCCCACTTGTCACATAGAAGAAGAAAATCCATCGTGCAAGATTGCTGTGGTCCTTGA
- the LOC123914084 gene encoding histone deacetylase 14, chloroplastic-like isoform X3 — protein sequence MMMLHLHNPLPHSPPSSSSSGNSLFLLGNHHYHVNNWKSSCQLEETVRFLHNNHKRHKKCSPIRSSLPSIDQLINARVIYSVAPSMGHNQEAHPESHFRVPAIVNALEEMKLTSKFRGSEVIELQHFEPASTDDIASVHARSYVSGLEKVMDQALEKGLIVIDGSGPTYATSTTFQESIVAAGAGLALVDSVVAASKINKDSPTGFALIRPPGHHAIPQGPMGFCIFGNVAIAARHAQRVHGLKRVFIIDFDVHHGNGTNDAFYNDPDVFFLSFHQDGSYPGTGKFDEVGAGDGLGTTLNLPLPGGSGDTTIRTVFDEVIVPCAQRFKPDIILVSAGYDGHVLDPLANLQLTTGTYYMLASNIKQLAKDLCRGRCVFFLEGGYNLKSLSYSVADTFRALLGDKSLASEFDNPNILYEEPSKKVKQAIQRIKCIHSL from the exons ATGATGATGCTGCACCTCCACAACCCTCTTCCTCACTCTCCTccttcttcctcctcctcc GGAAACTCATTATTTCTCCTTGGTAATCATCATTACCATGTAAACAACTGGAAGAGTAGTTGTCAATTGGAAGAAACTGTCAGATTCTTACATAACAATCATAAGAGACACAAGAAATGTTCTCCGATCCGTTCTTCTCTACCTTCTATTGATCAATTGATTAATGCTCGTGTTATATATTCCGTTGCTCCTTCCATGGGCCACAACCAG GAGGCTCATCCAGAATCACATTTTAGAGTTCCTGCAATTGTCAATGCTTTGGAAGAAATGAAACTCACTTCAAAG TTTCGTGGCTCTGAGGTCATTGAACTTCAACATTTTGAGCCTGCCTCGACCGATGACATTGCAAGTGTGCATGCAAGATCCTATGTTTCTGGGCTTGAAAAG GTTATGGATCAAGCTTTGGAGAAGGGTCTTATTGTCATTGATGGTTCTGGACCAACATATGCTACTTCTACT ACCTTCCAGGAGTCAATAGTAGCAGCTGGTGCTGGATTAGCCTTAGTTGACTCAGTG GTTGCAGCTTCAAAGATAAACAAAGATTCACCTACTGGTTTTGCTTTGATAAGACCACCAGGACATCACGCTATTCCACAAGGCCCTATGGGCTTCTGCATTTTTGGAAATGTGGCAATTGCGGCTCGTCATGCTCAGCGTGTTCATGGACTGAAGCGTGTGTTTATAATTGACTTTGATGTTCACCATGGAAATGGAACAAATGATGCATTTTATAATGATCCAGATGTATTTTTCCTTTCCTTCCACCAA GACGGAAGCTATCCAGGTACAGGAAAATTTGACGAGGTAGGTGCTGGGGATGGTTTAGGAACCACACTAAATCTGCCTCTTCCTGGAGGTTCTGGCGATACTACAATTAGAACTGTGTTCGATGAAGTTATTGTACCTTGTGCTCAAAGATTTAAACCAGACATCATTCTTGTTTCTGCTGG GTATGACGGCCACGTGTTAGATCCACTAGCTAATCTTCAATTAACAACGGGAACATATTACATGCTTGCGTCCAATATTAAACAACTGGCAAAAGACTTATGCAGGGGTCGATGCGTATTTTTCTTGGAAGGAGGATATAATCTCAAGTCTCTTTCGTATTCAGTGGCAGACACATTTCGTGCTCTTCTTGGGGACAAAAGCTTGGCATCTGAGTTTGATAACCCAAACATTTTGTATGAAGAGCCATCAAAAAAGGTTAAGCAAGCAATTCAGAGGATAAAATGCATTCATTCCTTGTGA